From the genome of Frateuria soli:
GTAGCTGCGGGCAGGCGTCCGGGCGCCCGCACGGCAGGCCGTTCACGCCAGACAGGCAGCCCGCGACGGAAGCGACGGCCCAGGTCGCACGCCCCGTTTCCCGAGCCCGCCCGGCGGGCGAAGCTTCGAGGCCCCCTCGGGACATCGCCCGCCAGTGGGTTCAGGACGACGCGCAACGCAAGGTGCGTTCAGTGCCTGCTCTCGCTCGGCGGCGGTGATTGCGCCGCATCCATCCGGTTGTCGACCCGCTCCACGCCCAGCATGTCCGACACGGCGGTCACCAGCGCGTCGACCTCGGTAAGCGGGGCCGAGCCACTCAGTGTCACCTGGCCGTCCTCCACGTGCACCTCGACCTTTCCCGGCTGGGCCACCAGATGGCCCAGCCGCGAGCGGATACGGTCGTGCAGTTGCCGGTCGTCCGCGGGTTCGTGCCCGTGTAGGCGGGCGGACGCGCCGCGCAAACGATCGGCCGCGTGTTTTACCTGGTCGTGCGCGTAGTCGTGGATGTCCTGCCCCGCGGCGAGGGCCTTGTCGCGCGCGGTGGCACGGCGCCGGCGCCCGGCCACCGGATCGAGCAGATACATCGTCGCCGCACCCGCCGCAAACGCGGCGGCAAGCTTCAGTAGTCGAGCCACGGTCGCCTCCCGAGATTACGATCCAGGCGCTCGATGCTGCACGACGCCACGCCAACGGCGCGCGAAAAAGTCCACGGCTTGAAGGGTCCAGCGGGACTTGGGTCAAGCCCTGGTGTCCGCTTCCGCCGGTGTGTCGTTGCCGAAGGGGCCGCGCATGAGCAGCGCGCCGTAGACCACCGCCAGCACCCCGAACACGACGGTGAGGAAAAGCAGCACTGGCGATGCACCGCCGCCCATCGCCGGATGGCCCAGGCTGAAGGCACTGACCAGGTAGAGCATGAGGTTGGCGAGCACGGTCGGGCGTCCGTAGATGCCACCGACGAGCATCCGGCGCTGGTTCCAGTTGAGCCAGGCCAGCGCCAGCCATCCGGCCGAGATCAGTTGCCCGAGGACCGTCGCACTGGCGGACGCGCCCGGCACCAGTCGTGGCAACAGCACGTCGGAACCGAACAACAGGACAATGCCACCGGCGCCAAGGACGAGGGCACTGGAGGTCGTGATGAAGGACGACGTGCGGGTAGCGCTCATGCCATGGACTCCACTTCGCTGGCTGGGTGATCAGGATCGAAGCTGCGCGACGGCGCGTGCCAGGTTGGCCCTCGCCTGCCTTTCGCGCAGCCTGAAAGGCCGATTCGCATAGATCCGCGGGCGCGCCAGGAACTGCTCCAGCCGCCGCGCCCTGCCGGCACGATAGAGCACTGCTGGCACGTGCCGGTATTCGCGTCGGATGGCCTGCTCGAAGAAGTCGTACACCGCCGGCCGGGCGCCAAGGATCGACAGGTCGATATCGACCAGGAAGGACTGGTCGTTCGTACAGGTGGGCGCCTCGTGCCGCGTGACCATGATCAGCTCCACCACGCGCGCGATGGCCTCCTCCGGCGCACCATGGCGAGCCAGGAAGTCCTGCACCCACCGGGCACTCTTCTGTTCGTTCTTCGACGAGAGCGGATCGTAGACCGCGTCATGGAACCACAGCGCCAGTTCGACCTCGCGCGGGCGGTCGAGCGCCTCCACGCAGGCATCCAGACGCCGCGGGCAGGCATCGACGTGTGTGCCGGTGTGGTAGTGCCGGTGCTTCTGTCCATAGGCGGACACCAGCGCGCGCCAGGCTTCCTCGCACGGCGGCAGGTCCCAGGTCCGCATCAGGGAGAACCAGCGCGCGCGGGGCATCGCCTCGCGCGGTCCGGATCCGGCTCCCGCGAGCCCGTCGACGCCAGGCGGCGTCGTGCCGTCCGTATCCATCGAGCCCCCTCTCCTGTTCGCCGCGCGCCGCGTCCCGGCCCGATCGGTCATGCCCGGCAGGCGGGCCGGGGAATGTAGCGGCCGCGGGAGCGCAGCGGGTGGACGGCGTTTTCGAAGCCCGCATGGCATCCGGATCGTCGAGCGCAGGGCCTCCCCCTCTCCCCAACCCTCTCCCCCGGCTGCGCCGGGGGAGAGGGAGCCTGGTTCCGGCCTGGGTGTGACATCAGGCAGGCTTGCCAGATGGGCGCGGATGGCGCTCATGCGTCGTCCTGCAGTGCCGGGTGCTGGTGATGGACCGGGGCAAGATAACGGGCTCCTGGCGCACCCGCGGGCCGGACGCCCGCGCTACGCGATGCCCCGCTCCTGCCCCCTCTCCCCCGGCCCCGCCGGGGGAGAGGGGGCCTGGTTCCGGCCTCTGGGCATGGCATCAGGCGGGTTTGCCAGATGGGCACGCGGATCGCGCTCATGCGTCGTCCTGCAGTGTCGGGCGCGGGCGCGCACGATCGGGGAATCTGCAAGCGCACGGGAGCAAGGCGTCTTTCCTGCAGCACCCTTGTCGCAGGCTCACCTTCCATGATTCGATCCGTGCCCTTCCTGCTGACCCGCGCGACGACCAGGTGCGCATGGAACTGGCGCCCAACAGCGGCAATGTGCTGGCCTTCCAGACCGAAGGCGGCAGGGTCGTGGCGGTCAGGCTCGAGGGCATGGTGTTCGTCAGGGACGCCCCCGGCACACGCCCGACGCTGCGGTGAGTGACCTTCCGGCACGTCCCGGCCCGTCTCCACGCCGGGAAAGCGTTCCGGTGCCGAGCTAGAAATCGGACATGCCGAACCTGGCCACGCCCCTGTTCTGGCCCGGAGGATCCAGCGTGCCCAGGTCCAGTTCCAGCGGCGGGCCGATCCATTCGGCCAGATGCGTGTGATCGGCCAGGTCGTCGTCGGTCAGCGGATGGATCAACGTGGTCAGGCCGCAGGCGCGGACGAATTCGCGGACGACCGCCAGACCGTCGGCGGTGAAGTGGATCTCGAACTGCGGCAGCAGATGGGGGCCCGCTCCAGCGTCCCTCAGGCAGCCGACGAAACGCAGTTGCGGAAGATCACCCGAGTGGAGGCGCTGGCGCACCACCGCATGCGCCGTCTCGGCCAGACTCCGGTCGGCCGGCTCGAAATAGATGTGCGCGTGGTAAGGCGCTTGCGTGGGATTCAACGGTCTCTCCGCGACGATGGAGCGCCCACCCATCGGCTTCATGGGCGGGGAGCGCGATGGTGGCCAGCGGCCATCATGCCGGGACGCCTGCGGGCGCACCGGGCCACGGGTCCCGTTCTCGCGTACTGCCTTGCGTTGGCGGCTTCGCCCGTCCGTGGTCCGGCGAGGGTGTGGCAGGCGCCGGCGAAGCCTTGCCACCGTCGGTTTGGTCCGCACGTGGCGGCCGCTCGATCCAGTCGATGCTGGGGATGTCCAGGTGCAGGCTGGGCATGGAGCTCCTCGCGTCCGTCAAAGGCCTCGCGGCGCATGATGGGAGCGCACGGCGGGTTGATAAACATGCAAGACTTACGTTCATAACAAACCCCATGGTTTTGAATATGAACAAGCTCGCCGGCATGGAAATGTTCGTGCGCGTGGTCGACTCCGGCAGCTTCGCGGCGGCCGCCGACGCGAGCGGCGTGTCCGCGACCATGGTCGCCAAGCACGTCGCGGCGATCGAACAGCGGCTGGGCGCCCGGCTGCTCCATCGCACCACGCGCCGGCAGCAGCTCTCCGACGTCGGGCGGCTCTACTACGAACGCTGCAAGCTGGCCCTGGCCGAAGTGGCGCTGGCCGAGGCGAGCGCAGTGGAACTCCAGGCGGCGCCGAAAGGGCGGCTGCGGATGGTGGCCCCGGTCGGTTTCGGCAGCCACATGGTGCCCGCGCTCGCCGAATACATGGCCCGACATCCCGAGGTCAGCGTCGAACTCACGCTGGACAATCGCCCGCCCAACCTGGCCGACGGCGGCTTCGAACTGGGCATTCTGGTCGGCGACGTCACGGAGCCAGGCGTGGTCGCGCGGCCACTGCGCCACTACCGGCGCATCCTCGCCGCCTCGCCCGGGTACCTGGCACGCCACGGCCATCCAGCGCGGCCGCACGACCTGGCCGGTCACGAATGCCTGGGCCTGTCCTACTGGCGGCGATCGGACGTATGGCGGCTGGTCGGACCCGATGGCGCGACGAGCACCGTCACCGTGCGCGGCCGCTTCACCGCCAACCAGGGCAACGCCCTGCGCATCGCCGCGCTCAGCGGCATCGGCATCGCACTGCAACCGGAGCCGCTGCTGGCCGACGACCTCGCCGCCGGGCGACTGGTGCGCGTCCTGCCGGGCTGGTCGCTCACACCCTCGCCGATGCATCTGATCTACGCGCAGGACCGTCGCCCCACGGCCAAGCTGCGCAGCGCGATCGACTTCCTGCTCGCGCGCTACGGACAGGACCTCGCGGCCGGACCGGCGAACGCGGGCACCACGCCCGTGTCGAGCGCCCCGACCGCGTCGTGACCCTCGCAAGAACCTGCTTGCTGAACTGCCTGCAACGGCGGTCTTAACCGGAACCCGTCATTCGGTAGCGGTTGTCCATAATCAGTCACTCGGGGACGGCGTTTTGACAGGTGCTGGACTGGCCTGCGGGACTAATGAAGCACTGGTTGCACAGCTCACGGGACACACCATGCTCGATAGCGCGGAACATCTCGGCCAGGCCCTGGGCGACTGGTCGGGTCACCCCAACAAGGCATACGTGGGAAAGATCGATCGCGTGCTGACGTCCCCCACCCAGGCGTGGACGCCGGAGTACTACATCGATCACTACCTGCAGTCGCACAACCGGCCGGTCACCCACTGGAACCGCAACGTCGTGTCGGCCGCGCTCGGCAAGTTCACGGGGCGGGCGCCGTTCAAGCGATGGGAACTGGACGAGTTTCTCGACGCCACCTGGCGCTTCGCGCCGGACTGACTCGCGGACCGTCGGGCGATCGGTCCTCCCTTTCCGGAAAACACCCCGCGGGCGATCCGCCGACGCGGCTGTCGATCGGCGGCTCATTCGTTCGTCGCGGGAATGAAGACCCCGATCCGGAGAACGGAATGACCCGCAAGAACACCATCTGCCTCTGGTACGACGGCACCGCCCTGGATGCCGCCGAGTTCTATGCCGAGACCTTCCCCGACAGCGCCGTGGGGACGGTCCACCGCGCGCCCGGCGACTACCCCGCCGGCCGGCAGGGCGACGTGTTGACGGTCGAATTCACCGTCATGGGCATTCCGTGCCTCGGCCTGAACGGTGGGCCGGGATTTCCCCACACCGAGGCGTTCTCCTTCCAGGTGGCGACCGACGACCAGGCCGAAACCGACCGCCTCTGGGACGCGATCATCGACAACGGCGGCAGCCCGAGCGTCTGCGGCTGGTGCAAGGACAAGTGGGGACTGTCCTGGCAGATCACCCCCCGCGCGCTGACCGCGGCGGTCAGCGACCCGGACCCGGCCGCGGCCAAGCGTGCGTTCGAGGCCATGATGGGAATGGCCAGGATCGACATCGCGGCGATCGAGGCCGCGCGCCGCGGCTGAACGGCTCCGTGTCCCGAAGGTTGTGGCCTGGTCGATCACGGCCGGGCCCGGCGCCCGATCCGCCGCGAGCGAGACCAGGTCGTGACGGCCAAGAATGTGCTCGTCCCGATGGCCGTTTCCGCCGGCCGCCCCCGCTGAGGAGGCGTGCGTGGAGGCCAAGCTGGCACCGCGCATGCCGGCAAGTGCCCGCGGCGGTGTCGCTGGCCGCCTTGCGGCCCCATCCACGCGGCCGCATGGCAGCCCTCCCCGGGTCGTGCGGGATCGCGCGTGCAGCAGCGGGCCGGCCCCGCCAGCGACCCTTGCCTGCTGCGCCAATCCCGCGCAGGGTAAACCGCCATTCAGAAAACATTTGCTTCGCGGCCAGACAATCACTACTGTGCGAGGGCTGGGTTTCAAGGGTCACGCGAACTGTGGCCCGATGCTGTAGAGAGCAGTTCCACTACACCGTTGCACCCCGTTTCCTCCTTGTGACCAGCACCCTGCCGCGCCATGCGGCTCATCCACCCGCTCCAAGGAGATACAACGATGTCGCAACCTGAAACCGGTACCGTCAAGTGGTTCAACGATGCCAAGGGCTTTGGCTTCATCAGCCGCGCCAGCGGCGATGACGTGTTCGTGCACTTCCGCTCGATCACGTCCTCGGGCTTCAAGAGCCTGCAGGAAGGCCAGAAGGTGTCCTTCGTCGTGACCCAGGGCCCGAAGGGCCTGCAGGCCGACCAGGTCCAGCCGCTCTAAGGCTTCGGTCCCGAAACCGGAAAAAGCCCGGCCTCGTGCCGGGCTTTTTTTTGCCCGATGCCCACGGCAGGCGCCTGCCTGCGGGCGGCTCCCGGCAGGCAGGCGCCTGGGGCCCGGCCTAGTTCGTCGGTGCGTTGCCCGGGCGTTCGGAGGGCTTGTCGCCCTCGCGCATGGGACGCTTCTTCGACTGCTTGGCATCCTGCTGCTTTTTCTTGGCCAGCTCGCGCTGGCGTTTTTCGAATGCGTAGTTGATCTTGGCCAATCGGGTAACCCTCTGGGTGGAGTGGAAGCGGCGACGGCTCCAGCGGCAAGTCCGCTCGGGGATGCCGTGTGAGCGGCTGGAGCCTGTGTCAGGCGGTGATGTTCGACCGCGGATGGGAGCGGGGCTCGGGATGCTCTCATCGCGCGCTTGCGGGCGATGGTAGAGCAGGCGAAGCGCGGGCGCGGACGGACATCCTACACCTCCGCACGCGGCGGGCGCGGCGCGCGACCACGCGAGCCTGAACGCAGCACCGCCTCCGGCGCTTTGATGCGATCATGGCGAATGACCGATTTCGCCACGCTCCCGCTCGACCCCGCCCTGCTCGCCAGCCTCGACAAGCACGGCTACGCCGCCATGACGCCGGTGCAGGCGCAGAGCCTGCCGCCGATCCTCGCCGGACGCGACGTGATTGCCCAGGCGCGCACCGGCAGCGGCAAGACCGCCGCGTTCGGCCTGGGCCTGCTGCAGGCACTGGATGTGGACACCATTCGACTGCAGGCGCTGGTGCTGTGCCCTACCCGCGAACTGGCCGACCAGGTCAGCAAGGCGATCCGCCGACTCGCCGCCGGCCTGCCCAACGTCAAGCTGCTGACCCTGTGCGGAGGCATGCCGCTCGGGCCGCAGTTGGCCTCGCTCACCCACGATCCGCACATCGTGGTGGGCACGCCGGGCCGCGTGCAGGAACACCTCAAGCGCGGCAGCCTGCACGGCGGCGGCATCAAGGTGCTGGTGCTGGACGAGGCCGACCGCATGCTCGACATGGGCTTCGGCGAAGCCATCGACGACATCGTCGGGCGCATCGCCAGGCACCACCAGACCCTGCTGTTCTCGGCCACCTACCCCGAAACGATCCGCGCGGCCAGCCGGCGACTGCAGAAGGACCCGGTGGAGGTCACCGTGGAGACGCCGGCCGAAGCCGTGCCGGCGATCGAGCAGCAGTTCATCGAGGTCGACCCGGCGCACAAGCCCGACGCGCTGGCGCAGCTGCTCGCCCGCGATCCGGACCGGCACGCGCTGGTGTTCTGCAACATGCGCCGCGACGTCGATGCCGTGGCGCAGGAGCTGGACCGCCGCGGCTTTTCCGCCCTCGCACTGCACGGCGACATGGAGCAGCGCGACCGCGACGAAGTCCTGGTGCGCTTCGCCAACCGCAGTTGCAGCGTGCTGGTGGCCACCGATGTCGCCGCGCGCGGCCTGGACATCGCCGCGCTGCCGCTGGTGGTCAGCTACGACATCGCGCACGACCCGGACACGCACACCCACCGCATCGGCCGTACCGGCCGCGCGGGCCAGTCGGGCGTGGCGATCACCCTGTGCACGCCGCGCGAGCGGCCCAAGGCCGAGAACATCGAGCAGGCCCTGGCCGAACCGCTGCCCTGGCGCGCATTCAAGCTCGCCCCGCCGCGCGGCAAGACCCTGCATCTCGCGCCGATGAAAACCCTGGTGATCGATGCCGGCCGCCAGGACAAGCTGCGCCCCGGCGACATCCTCGGCGCGCTCACCGGCGAGGCGGGCCTCGAGGCCGGCGACATCGGCAAGATCGACGTCTATGCCACCCGCGCCTATGTCGCGATCGCGCGCCCGCTGGCGAACAAGGCGCTCGAGCGCCTGCGCGCCGGACGCATCAAGGGGCGCAACTTCCGGGTGCGTCCGCTCGACTGAAACCAGTCGGCGCCTTCGCGTCGGTCAGAAGATGCTGAGCACCCCGAGCACGCCGAGCAGCGCCAGCACGAACAGGATGACGAAGATCACGAACAGGATCTTCGCGATGCTCCCGGCGATGCCAGACAGCGTGCCAAAGCCCAGCCAGCCGGCGATGAGCGAAACGATGGCAAGAATGATGGCCCAGGTAAGCACAGGCTTCTCCCTTGAGGATTTCGTGCGCAGTGCAGCGATCGCTGCGCAGTGAGAGGAAACAGCGGCGTCAAGCGGCCAACCTACGGGTGCTCCCGTGAATGCGCTGCGCAGGAACTCGCAAGGGCGGGCGTTGAGTGCTCCTCTACAGGCATCCTGACGCATTGCGGTGCCGACACGCACGCATGCACGCGAATGGCCTTCCATCCCTTGCAGGTGGTCAACTGCCGCCGACCTGCAAGCCGGCCAGTCCCAACCGGAGCGTGGCCCGACGGCACGGTCAAGCACGCGCGTGGCGTCATCGCGCCGGCATCCGGAGGGCGGACTATGATGCTCGCAGCCACGGTCACGAGCGGAGACGGCCATGCGTATCCTCATCACCGGCGCAACCGGCCTGGTCGGCCAAGGCGTGCTGCGCGAATGCCTGCGTGCGCCGGACGTGGAGCGGGTGGTGGCGCTGGGACGGCGCCCGAGCGGCATCCGGGACTCCCGTCTGGAGGAACTGATCTGCCCGGACTTCGCGCAGGTGGCAACGCTCGGCGACCGGCTGGCGCCGTTCGACGCCTGCCTCTACTGCGCCGGTGCACCCTTGCTGGGAGTCCCCGCCGATGCCTATCGCCACGTCACCCTCACGCTGACCACGGCGGTGGCCAGGGCGTTCGCCGCGCACAACCCGAACGGGCGATTCCTGTACATCTCCGGCGCGTACTCGGACCCGGGCAGCCGGGTGATGGTGGCAAGGGTCAAGGGCGAGACCGAGCGCTCCCTGGCCGCCCTGCCGATCACCACGGTGATGCTGCGGCCCGGCGGTATACGTCCGGTGGAAGGCGTCCGTTCCTCGCACAAGCCGCTGGACCTGTTGTACCGGCTCGGGTCGCCGGCGTTCGCCCTGGCCGTGCGCCTGCTCCCCGGCCAGATGACCACGACCGCCCGCGTGGGGCGAGCCATGCTCGCCCTGGCGCGTGATCCGTCGCCGCCACCGGTGGTGGAGAACGACGCGATCAATCGCTTCGGGCGCGAGCCTTCACCCGCGGGAACGGCGCCGAAGCCCGTTCCCTGAGAAGCATCGGACCCGGCTTGGTCACCAGATCCGCACGCGATCCTGCGGCGCGCGCCACATCGGCTGGCCGGGCTTCACGTCGAACGCCTCGTAGAACGCGGGAATGTTCGACATCGGCCCGAGCACGCGCCACTTCGCCGGGGCATGCACGTCCGACAGCAGGCGCTGGCGCAGCCGCTGCTCGCGCTGCTGGGTCATCCAGCCCAGCGCGTAACCAAGGAAGTAGCGCTGCGTCGGCGTCAGGCCGCCGACCTTCCTGCCTTCCTTGAACTGTGCGGTCTTCTCGAAGGCCTCGAGGCCCAGCAGCACGCCGCCGTAGTCGGCGATGTTCTCGCCCAGGCTGGCCTTGCCGTTGATGTGCAGGCCAGGCAGCGGCTCGTAGGCGTTGAACTGCTCGATCATCTTCTGCGCGGCGGTGTTGAAGCGCGCGGTGTCCTGCGCCGTCCACCAGCCGGACAGGTTGCCCTGCGCATCGTACTGGCGGCCCTGGTCGTCGAAGCCGTGGGTGATCTCGTGGCCGATCGTGCTGGCGGCGACGTAGCCGTAGGCGACCGCGTCGTCGACCTGGTCATCGGGCACGCCCGGCACCATGAAGATCGCCGCAGGCAGCACGATCTCGTTGTTCGACGGGTTGTAGTAGGCGTTGTAGGTCTGCGGGGTCATGTCCCATTCGGTGCGGTCGACCGGCTTGCCGAACTTGGACAGGTTGTCCTGGAACTGCCAGCGGCGTGCCGCCATGACGTTCGCCGCATAGGACTCGCGCCCCACCACCAGCGCCGAATAGTCCTTCCACTTGTCCGGGTAGCCGACCTTGGGCGTGACCGCGGCGAGCTTGGCCAGCGCCTTGGCCTTGGTCTGCGGGCTCATCCAGTCGAGCCGCTCGATGCGGTCGTGGAAGGTGCCGCGGATCGCCTCGACCATCGCCTCGTAGCGCTGCTTGGACGCGACCGGGAAGTACTGCTTGACGAAGATGCGCCCGAGCACCATGCCCATGGCGTCGTTCTCCTCGTCCAGCGCGCGCTTCCAGCGTGGGCGCTGCTCCTGCTGGCCGGACATCGCGCGGCCATGGAAGTCGAAGTACTCCCGGTCCATCGCGCCGGACAGGAACGGCGCGTAGCCGTCCACCAGGTGATAGCGCAGATAGTCCTTGAGCACCGGCAGCGGCGTCTCACGCAGCAGGCGGTCCTCGGCGGCAAAGAACTCCGGCTGGCCGACGATCACGTAGGACGGCTGGATGCCCCATCCGGCCAGGCGAGCCTTCCAGTCGACGGACGGCGTGTATTTGGCGGTGAAAGCCGCCGGGGTCATCCTGTTGTAGTTCTTCTCCGGATCGCGCAGGTCCTCGAGCCTGCGCGAGGCCTCCGCCAGCGCGGTCTCGAAGGCCATGACCCGCGTGGCCGCCGCCCTGGCCGCGGCCGGGTCGCGGCCGAGCAGCACGAAGGTGCGGGCCATGTGCTCGACGTACGCGGTGCGGATCTTGGCGACGCCCTTTTCGGGATTGAAGTAGAAGTCGCGCTCGGGCAGGCCCAGGCCGCCCTGGTGGATCTGCACCGCCATCGTCGCGCTGTCCTTGTCGTCCTGCGCGATGCCGATGCGGAACAGCGAGCGATCGCCGATCGGCTTGAGGGCGAACACCGCATCGAGCACGTCCGCGGGCGAGGCTATCGCGTCGATGCGCGCCAGTTCGGCATGCAGCGGCTGCAGTCCCAGCCGATCGGCCTTGGCCACATCCATGGCGGTGGCCCAGAAATCGCCGATCTTCTGCTGATCGCTGCCGGCGGCCGCCGGCTGTTTCGCCGCGGACTCGCTGATGCCACGCAACCGCGCATAGAGTTCGTCGTCCACCTCGTTGCCGATGCCCCAGGCCGACTCCGAAGCCGGGATCGGGTGCGCCTTAAGCCAGCCACCGTTGGCGTACTGGAAGAAATCCACGCCCGGGTCGGCCGAGGTATCCAGGTGCGCCGCGAGGAAATCCTGCGGAGGCGTGGCATCCGCGGCGAGGACGCCGGCGGAGGCGGAGGCCAGCACAGCCGACAGCAGCGCGGCGCGGAGGGACATTGCGAGGCGGGTCATGGGATGTTCCAGGAAAAGGAAGGCTGCCAACTTTGCACGCTGCACGCCCGTTTGTGTACCCAGCCGAGGGCATGCCGCCGATCGGGCGCCCGCGCCGGCGTCATGCCGGCCCTTGATCTGGATCAACAGGCCGCCCTCCACCTTCGGCACCCTTCCCGTACCCGATCCGCACGGGCTCCTTGCGCAGCGGGGCCGCGTGTCTTCCGCGCGGCGCCGCCGCGGAAATCCTTCCCTGCACGACAAGGAGAACGCACGATGCGACCGCTTACGCTCCTCCTCTCCTGCCTGGCCCTGGCCCTGGCCGGTGCGCCGGTTGCGCCGGCGTGGTCGCAATCGGATGTGCTGGCGCAGGCCCGGGGCCTGTTCAAACCCGTCCCGGCGCAGCCCCCCGCCTTGCCCGGCAACCCCGCATCACCGGCGAGGGTAGCCCTGGGCAAGATGCTCTACTTCGATCCCCGCCTGTCCGAAAGCCACGCGATCAGCTGCAACTCCTGCCACATGATCGGCATGGGCGGCGTCGACCTGCAGGAAACCTCGCTCGGACATCGCTGGCAACGCGGCGGGCGCAACGCGCCGACGGTCTACAACGCGGTGTTCGACGTCGCCCAGTTCTGGGACGGCCGCGCCAGGGACCTGGAGCAGCAGGCCGGTGGACCGCTGGTCAATCCGATCGAGATGGACGCCACGGAGGCACACGTCGTCGAGCAGCTCAAGGGCATCCCCGGGTACGCCCCGCTCTTCGCCAAGGCCTTCGGCGGCGCCGAGCCGATCTCGTTCGAGAACGTGCGCCGCGCCATCGCGCTCTTCGAGGCCACGCTGATCACTCCGAACGCGCCGTTCGACCGCTATCTGCGGGGTGACCGCAAGGCACTGGATGCCACCCAGGCACAAGGCCTGTCGCTGTTCATCGGCAAGGGCTGCGCGGCCTGCCACGGCGGCATCAACGTCGGCGGCGGGCAGTACGCGCCGTTTGGCGTGGTGGAGCGTCCCGGTGCCGAGATCCTGCCGCCGGGCGACAAGGGACGCTTCGCCGTCACCAAGACGGTCAGCGACGAGTACGTGTTCCGCGTGCCGTCGTTGCGCAACGTCGCGCTGACGCCGCCCTACTTCCACTCCGGAAAGGTGTGGGACCTGCGCCAGGCCGTGGCCGTCATGGGCAACAGCCAGCTCGGCGCGAAGCTCACCGAAACCGAAGTGGACCAGATCACCGCCTTCCTCGGTGCGCTTACCGGTGACCAGCCACAGGTGACCCTGCCGATCCTGCCGCCGAGCGTGGCCAAGACACCGCAGCCCAAGCCATGAACACGACCATGCATGCAACCGCCGCCCATGTGGGACGCGCGGCCCCGGCCCGCTACCCGACGCTCGTACGCGCCGCCCACTGGCTCACGGTGCTGGCCGTGCTCGCCGCCTACCTGCTGGTCGAATTCGGCGGCGAGGAGGAGCAAGCCGGCGGCGTCTCGACGGCGATGCAATGGCACTACCTGGCCGGGCTGCTGGTCCTGCTCCTGCTGGTGGTCCGCCTGCCCGCACTTGCCGTCGGCCGCTTTCCGCCGATCCAGCCCGCACCGGGGCGGGTGACCCACCTGCTTGCCCGCATCACGCACCTGGCGCTGTATGCGTTCCTGCTCGTGCAACCGCTGCTGGGCATCCTGGAGGTGAACCTGGCCGGGCACGCCGTGGCGCTGCCCGGCGGATGGTCGCTGCCGATGCTTGTCCAGCCCGACCACGCCTGGCACGAGCGCCTCGGCGAATGGCACGAGGAGCTGGGCGAGATCTTCTACTGGGTAATCGGCCT
Proteins encoded in this window:
- a CDS encoding BON domain-containing protein, whose product is MARLLKLAAAFAAGAATMYLLDPVAGRRRRATARDKALAAGQDIHDYAHDQVKHAADRLRGASARLHGHEPADDRQLHDRIRSRLGHLVAQPGKVEVHVEDGQVTLSGSAPLTEVDALVTAVSDMLGVERVDNRMDAAQSPPPSESRH
- a CDS encoding HD domain-containing protein yields the protein MSAIRAHLASLPDVTPRPEPGSLSPGAAGGEGWGEGEALRSTIRMPCGLRKRRPPAALPRPLHSPARLPGMTDRAGTRRAANRRGGSMDTDGTTPPGVDGLAGAGSGPREAMPRARWFSLMRTWDLPPCEEAWRALVSAYGQKHRHYHTGTHVDACPRRLDACVEALDRPREVELALWFHDAVYDPLSSKNEQKSARWVQDFLARHGAPEEAIARVVELIMVTRHEAPTCTNDQSFLVDIDLSILGARPAVYDFFEQAIRREYRHVPAVLYRAGRARRLEQFLARPRIYANRPFRLRERQARANLARAVAQLRS
- a CDS encoding DOPA 4,5-dioxygenase family protein; the encoded protein is MNPTQAPYHAHIYFEPADRSLAETAHAVVRQRLHSGDLPQLRFVGCLRDAGAGPHLLPQFEIHFTADGLAVVREFVRACGLTTLIHPLTDDDLADHTHLAEWIGPPLELDLGTLDPPGQNRGVARFGMSDF
- a CDS encoding LysR family transcriptional regulator; amino-acid sequence: MNKLAGMEMFVRVVDSGSFAAAADASGVSATMVAKHVAAIEQRLGARLLHRTTRRQQLSDVGRLYYERCKLALAEVALAEASAVELQAAPKGRLRMVAPVGFGSHMVPALAEYMARHPEVSVELTLDNRPPNLADGGFELGILVGDVTEPGVVARPLRHYRRILAASPGYLARHGHPARPHDLAGHECLGLSYWRRSDVWRLVGPDGATSTVTVRGRFTANQGNALRIAALSGIGIALQPEPLLADDLAAGRLVRVLPGWSLTPSPMHLIYAQDRRPTAKLRSAIDFLLARYGQDLAAGPANAGTTPVSSAPTAS
- a CDS encoding VOC family protein — protein: MTRKNTICLWYDGTALDAAEFYAETFPDSAVGTVHRAPGDYPAGRQGDVLTVEFTVMGIPCLGLNGGPGFPHTEAFSFQVATDDQAETDRLWDAIIDNGGSPSVCGWCKDKWGLSWQITPRALTAAVSDPDPAAAKRAFEAMMGMARIDIAAIEAARRG
- a CDS encoding cold-shock protein, whose product is MSQPETGTVKWFNDAKGFGFISRASGDDVFVHFRSITSSGFKSLQEGQKVSFVVTQGPKGLQADQVQPL
- the dbpA gene encoding ATP-dependent RNA helicase DbpA encodes the protein MTDFATLPLDPALLASLDKHGYAAMTPVQAQSLPPILAGRDVIAQARTGSGKTAAFGLGLLQALDVDTIRLQALVLCPTRELADQVSKAIRRLAAGLPNVKLLTLCGGMPLGPQLASLTHDPHIVVGTPGRVQEHLKRGSLHGGGIKVLVLDEADRMLDMGFGEAIDDIVGRIARHHQTLLFSATYPETIRAASRRLQKDPVEVTVETPAEAVPAIEQQFIEVDPAHKPDALAQLLARDPDRHALVFCNMRRDVDAVAQELDRRGFSALALHGDMEQRDRDEVLVRFANRSCSVLVATDVAARGLDIAALPLVVSYDIAHDPDTHTHRIGRTGRAGQSGVAITLCTPRERPKAENIEQALAEPLPWRAFKLAPPRGKTLHLAPMKTLVIDAGRQDKLRPGDILGALTGEAGLEAGDIGKIDVYATRAYVAIARPLANKALERLRAGRIKGRNFRVRPLD
- a CDS encoding DUF1328 domain-containing protein, which encodes MRQDACRGALNARPCEFLRSAFTGAPVGWPLDAAVSSHCAAIAALRTKSSREKPVLTWAIILAIVSLIAGWLGFGTLSGIAGSIAKILFVIFVILFVLALLGVLGVLSIF
- a CDS encoding NAD-dependent epimerase/dehydratase family protein: MRILITGATGLVGQGVLRECLRAPDVERVVALGRRPSGIRDSRLEELICPDFAQVATLGDRLAPFDACLYCAGAPLLGVPADAYRHVTLTLTTAVARAFAAHNPNGRFLYISGAYSDPGSRVMVARVKGETERSLAALPITTVMLRPGGIRPVEGVRSSHKPLDLLYRLGSPAFALAVRLLPGQMTTTARVGRAMLALARDPSPPPVVENDAINRFGREPSPAGTAPKPVP